One window of Ralstonia pickettii DTP0602 genomic DNA carries:
- a CDS encoding penicillin-binding protein 1A (K05366: mrcA; penicillin-binding protein 1A [EC:2.4.1.- 3.4.-.-]), giving the protein MNRRYVSLFREYCARWLIRIQPLAAASITIARRVFNGALHRLRHPTRRGIMLTLAALPALFLLYVLALVPFTPGIGDIRKARIDRPALIVSADGRVLDEFKPVNREWVSLGQISPYMVDALVATEDRRFYEHYGIDWLRIASAALQTFSGDRQGGSTITQQLARNLYPDEIGRAPTLARKLREAITALKIEAVYSKDQILETYLNNVPFLYNAYGVEMAARTYFGKSAHQLDILESATLVGMLKANSTYNPVLNPERALQRRNTVLGQMNKYGKLKPDAYTWLRRQPLNVDFALQSTPRSAAPHFSAQLRKWLIAWAERNGYNIYADGLVVRTTIDYRLQTMAVQAMDWQASQLQWIANGAWNERTGCWPGNDLFQTFIRQTPDYRAARDAGQSDRAALRKLGTNPAFVRALCRSKTQVQAGFVAIDPRNGDIKAWVGSRDFGDAPFDHVQQARRQPGSTFKPFVYGAAFADGARPSDTIVDRNVAIPLTGQAIWRPTDAAPPTDRPMTLRDALVYSRNRVTAQLMQKERPEKVARLARAMGVRDSTLEAVPSLALGTSPVTLKEMVSAYSTIANRGAYVEPRMVTRIEDHDGKVLAEFASASPEQALPADAAQTLVDVMRDVVIRGTGAGIRTRFGIRADVAGKTGTTQDNADGWFILMHPQLVAGAWVGFDDGRVTLGNYWGQGAHSALPMVGAFYDMALRARVIDPDARFSPETRAPRKVPAQQHRRFLFWRY; this is encoded by the coding sequence GTGAATCGCCGCTATGTATCGTTGTTTCGTGAGTATTGCGCGCGGTGGCTCATCCGCATCCAACCGCTGGCCGCTGCCAGCATCACGATAGCCAGACGCGTCTTCAATGGCGCGCTCCACCGCCTTCGCCACCCGACGCGACGCGGCATCATGCTGACGCTCGCCGCATTGCCGGCGCTGTTTCTGCTGTACGTGCTTGCGCTCGTGCCCTTTACGCCTGGCATCGGCGACATCCGCAAAGCCCGCATCGATCGGCCCGCGCTGATCGTGTCGGCCGACGGCAGGGTGCTCGACGAATTCAAACCGGTTAATCGCGAGTGGGTGTCGCTCGGGCAGATCTCGCCGTACATGGTGGATGCACTGGTCGCAACCGAAGATCGCCGCTTTTACGAGCATTACGGCATCGACTGGCTGCGTATCGCGTCGGCCGCGTTGCAAACGTTCTCCGGCGACCGACAGGGTGGTTCGACGATCACGCAGCAGCTCGCGCGCAACCTGTATCCCGACGAAATCGGCCGCGCGCCGACCCTCGCGCGCAAACTCAGGGAAGCGATCACGGCGCTCAAGATCGAAGCCGTGTACAGCAAGGATCAGATCCTTGAGACGTACCTGAACAATGTGCCGTTCCTGTACAACGCCTACGGCGTGGAAATGGCCGCACGCACCTACTTCGGCAAATCGGCCCATCAGCTCGACATTCTCGAAAGCGCGACACTCGTTGGCATGCTGAAGGCCAACAGCACCTACAACCCTGTGCTCAATCCCGAGCGCGCATTGCAGCGGCGAAACACAGTGCTCGGGCAGATGAACAAGTACGGGAAGCTCAAGCCCGATGCCTACACCTGGTTGAGGCGACAACCGCTCAACGTCGATTTCGCGTTGCAGAGCACACCACGAAGCGCGGCGCCGCATTTTTCCGCGCAACTGCGCAAGTGGCTGATCGCATGGGCCGAGCGCAACGGCTACAACATCTATGCCGACGGGCTTGTCGTGCGCACAACCATAGATTACCGTCTGCAGACAATGGCGGTGCAGGCGATGGACTGGCAGGCGAGCCAGTTGCAATGGATCGCGAACGGGGCATGGAACGAACGCACTGGCTGTTGGCCGGGCAACGACCTGTTCCAGACATTCATCCGGCAAACGCCTGACTATCGTGCAGCACGCGATGCTGGTCAATCGGATCGGGCGGCCCTCAGGAAGCTCGGCACGAACCCAGCTTTCGTCCGCGCACTCTGCCGGAGCAAGACTCAGGTCCAGGCGGGTTTTGTCGCGATCGATCCGCGCAACGGCGATATCAAGGCATGGGTCGGTAGTCGCGATTTCGGTGACGCACCGTTCGATCACGTGCAGCAGGCCCGGCGTCAGCCGGGCTCGACATTCAAGCCGTTCGTCTACGGGGCGGCGTTCGCGGACGGCGCGCGGCCGAGCGATACGATCGTAGACCGGAACGTCGCCATTCCACTGACCGGCCAGGCGATCTGGCGGCCTACCGACGCGGCGCCGCCCACCGACCGACCGATGACGCTGCGCGACGCGCTAGTGTATTCGCGCAACCGCGTCACCGCTCAGCTCATGCAAAAGGAACGCCCCGAGAAGGTCGCACGGCTCGCGCGCGCGATGGGCGTGCGCGACAGTACCCTCGAAGCGGTGCCGTCGCTCGCGCTCGGCACGAGCCCGGTCACGCTCAAGGAAATGGTATCAGCGTACAGCACGATCGCGAACCGCGGTGCCTATGTCGAACCGCGCATGGTCACTCGCATCGAGGATCACGACGGCAAGGTGCTCGCCGAATTTGCGAGCGCATCGCCGGAACAGGCACTGCCCGCCGACGCCGCGCAAACGCTCGTCGATGTGATGCGCGACGTCGTTATCCGGGGCACCGGTGCAGGCATCCGGACGCGCTTCGGGATTCGCGCCGACGTGGCCGGCAAGACGGGCACCACGCAGGACAACGCGGATGGCTGGTTCATCCTGATGCATCCGCAACTGGTCGCGGGCGCGTGGGTGGGTTTTGACGATGGACGTGTGACGCTCGGCAACTACTGGGGGCAGGGCGCGCATAGCGCCCTGCCGATGGTGGGCGCGTTCTACGATATGGCGCTGCGCGCGCGAGTGATCGATCCGGATGCGCGGTTCAGCCCTGAGACCCGGGCTCCTCGCAAGGTCCCTGCGCAACAGCATCGGCGCTTCCTGTTCTGGAGGTACTGA
- a CDS encoding membrane protein, with the protein MTRQPLRTLCLTLLLTAATTPALADDLKNAAGGGLGGAAGAALGGALGGSTGAVVGGAVGGGAGGAVTANKKERTGAIVGGALGGGAGAAAGNALGGRTGGIVGAAAGGAAGSALGGNVSRNNYADDHKNGNRGKHKGHKKHRHDD; encoded by the coding sequence ATGACTCGACAACCACTTCGTACGCTGTGCCTGACCCTGCTGCTGACCGCTGCGACCACACCGGCGCTGGCCGATGACCTGAAGAACGCTGCGGGAGGCGGTCTGGGCGGTGCCGCGGGCGCGGCCCTCGGTGGCGCACTGGGCGGCAGCACGGGTGCCGTGGTCGGCGGTGCGGTGGGCGGCGGTGCGGGCGGCGCGGTGACTGCCAACAAGAAGGAACGAACCGGCGCCATCGTGGGTGGCGCGCTGGGCGGTGGCGCCGGCGCGGCGGCCGGCAATGCCCTGGGCGGCCGAACCGGCGGCATCGTCGGTGCCGCGGCCGGCGGTGCAGCGGGTTCGGCGCTGGGCGGCAATGTGTCGCGCAACAACTATGCCGATGACCACAAGAACGGCAATCGCGGCAAGCACAAGGGCCACAAGAAGCATCGTCACGACGACTGA
- a CDS encoding hydrolase has protein sequence MDSHAPDRGALVPLAYHATVVDYLRRHEPEVWRWAGARATGADHREALRSMLLRDTYRIEADAHADVHAALAEAMARLGIDARATLYQSPGQDMNASLVYVPGEVHIVLQGPLLERLSPPELLAVLGHELAHYLLWSRDDGQFLVADRILNDALAAPGASASHRETWRRYALHTELFADRGGAVAAGAVAPAVSTLVKVQTGMGSVDAAAYLRQAAEIESHEAGASAAHSHPETFIRARALALWWEGAADLDPWIETRLHGPLALEKLDLPGQVRLQALTRGFLAHFLAGTALASESVLAQVRMMFPDWRDDESAIGPEGLGQDVADDSVRGYLNALMMDLALADPDQQDAALLRAGQVAQALGSLEALQGNLRRDAGFGKRELDRYHRQLQRQPHRQLAREGRA, from the coding sequence ATGGACTCTCACGCCCCGGATCGCGGCGCGCTGGTGCCGCTGGCCTATCACGCAACGGTGGTCGACTACCTGCGTCGCCACGAGCCCGAGGTTTGGCGCTGGGCCGGCGCCCGCGCGACCGGCGCCGATCACCGCGAGGCATTGCGCTCGATGCTGCTGCGCGACACCTACCGCATCGAGGCGGACGCGCATGCCGACGTGCACGCGGCGCTGGCCGAGGCGATGGCGCGGCTCGGCATCGACGCGCGCGCGACGCTCTACCAGTCCCCTGGCCAGGACATGAACGCCTCGCTGGTCTACGTGCCCGGCGAGGTCCACATCGTCCTGCAGGGGCCGCTGCTGGAACGGCTGTCGCCGCCGGAGCTGCTGGCGGTGCTCGGCCACGAGCTGGCCCACTACCTGCTGTGGTCGCGCGACGACGGCCAGTTCCTGGTGGCCGACCGCATCCTGAACGACGCGCTGGCCGCGCCCGGCGCCAGCGCCAGCCATCGCGAGACCTGGCGCCGCTACGCGCTGCACACCGAGCTGTTCGCCGACCGCGGCGGCGCCGTGGCCGCCGGCGCGGTGGCGCCGGCCGTGTCGACACTGGTCAAGGTGCAGACCGGCATGGGCAGCGTGGACGCGGCCGCCTACCTGCGCCAGGCGGCCGAGATCGAATCCCACGAAGCGGGCGCGAGCGCCGCCCACAGCCATCCCGAAACCTTCATCCGAGCCCGCGCGCTGGCGCTGTGGTGGGAGGGTGCGGCCGATCTCGATCCGTGGATCGAAACCCGCCTGCATGGCCCGCTGGCGCTGGAGAAGCTGGACTTGCCGGGGCAGGTCCGGCTGCAGGCGCTGACGCGCGGCTTCCTCGCCCACTTCCTCGCCGGCACGGCGCTGGCGAGCGAGTCGGTGCTCGCGCAGGTGCGGATGATGTTCCCCGACTGGCGCGACGACGAATCGGCGATCGGGCCCGAAGGGTTGGGGCAGGACGTGGCCGACGACAGCGTGCGCGGCTACCTCAACGCGCTGATGATGGACCTGGCGCTCGCCGACCCCGACCAGCAGGACGCGGCGTTGCTGCGCGCCGGCCAGGTGGCGCAGGCGCTCGGCAGCCTGGAAGCGCTGCAAGGCAACCTGCGCCGCGACGCCGGCTTCGGCAAGCGCGAGCTGGACCGCTACCATCGCCAATTGCAGCGCCAACCCCACCGCCAACTGGCCAGGGAGGGCCGGGCATGA
- a CDS encoding DNA helicase, with product MTDSTTHGTNTIPGTTNSVEPRTLRALIDAQAGAALPTDDVLVLVLPLFAQVAALHAQGRVAPLDPDSILVDEDGALRLRRPDGEAPVMDIGAVHRVQPHPASGLNIVGALQLGHADDGQRDQTDLALQLDATAPVERPVYLPGLASWERLVGHHDEIGDVFLLGMVLASLACGLDFTDEDDLRSFVAHRRNLFLLHERLHPIVAAVIVEMTEINRHDRATDVAAQATRLRTWREQPLGLDVERVLAGTAGATPRRAAVLTHLRDRLFDLSRRNRLLHFRPTAASVNVTVASVPLMLQIESVRPEHICTWGGPFAADLVAGKPVSLQQWLRFDDQPYLPASLDRLIAETRRDRAEYGFSNLRLVVAFLRWHNLKEAPDERIVTPLLWLPVELVKRKGVRDQYVIQCAGGEAEFNPVLRHYLSQLYDIRLDETVDLGKTSLEEIHADILAQIRRSEPSVELRLVDKAAVRLVRQKALQRMQQFQRRRPGTAAARTGGWLPPYSYARDDYRPLGRALFEHWVRPSELPQRFEAGAAPGATAGAGPRQPHMSGPVTAQSEERQGYVLEESEGHRYAWDLDLTQVTLANFNYRKMSLVRDYAQLLDEPGANPAFDHVFSIDPRDVETAAPAPLAPAEQWNVVAADATQNAAVGLARSQRSFIIQGPPGTGKSQTITNLIADYAGRGKRVLFVCEKRAALDVVFHRLKQSGLDSLCCLIHDSQTDKKAFIADLRACYEQWIAQPHDGDALAARRTQVAEALAAHQQRIDAFESAMAAAPEALGDSVRALLRRVTALPAVPDAGPAMRERLPALAAWDRQRDLAHRVHRAMRERFGLDSLAAHPFARLSPQLLADERAYGRAEQLCHDTEALFDALDPLLDSTASLTGQDTALEQARAIAADSQWLLDTGLAAHLDLLDPASPAQGALREVRADLETRAQVLADALAATSNWQDKLSPGDTESALALARQLEPSFARWLQPAWWRLRGELKRRYDFGKHAVHPGYGKVLETLAAEHAASAALAAADADSRRRYGVSEMQAFLRALGELEQRLQSGAGPRELVAHLRQAVDPVAAARAEAGAREALEKLAQRVREGLMLAADARLGDIAELLRDLREALDDLPDLLPLLRAVHAGDPACAATLQWLDHAPAELEALVADEALRRLARENPVLARFGGAALAQAARAVAQGQRELLALNAQVVRAMRHEQFAEHVRVSSLSATMLDADGKAFKKQYATGRRELEHEFGKSMRHRSIRDLSDDETGIVINDLKPIWLMSPLSVSDTLPLSPDLFDVVIFDEASQIPTEEAVPALSRASQVVVVGDEMQLPPTSFFTAGGAEGGDEIVVEEEGERIAINLDSDSLLNQAARNLPATLLAWHYRSRHESLISFSNAAFYDGRLVTIPDRLLEQAEDEAEPLRSDQADAGIAGAEALLARPVSFHRLADGIYADRRNAPEASYIARTVRELLRRETGLSLGIVAFSEAQQGAIESALEALAAEDADFAMRLEREYVREDDDQFNGLFVKNLENVQGDERDVIILSICYAPGPDGKMLMNFGPINQRGGEKRLNVIFSRARHRMAVVSTIQAEAITNVHNDGAAALRAFLQFAQASARGQFERAQSVLGALTPGARDAFTREATPDSIRDALAEALRARGHQVHANVGRSQFRCDLAIADPSGQGYALAILLDTPSEAVTDTAERYVFRPGILRSFGWRVLDIPGKDWLDDRDAVLARIEAMLADGEDRALDVEIEMSAPLTMPAAVQGATSTAEASTEARTDAATASAAQAELVRMLRFEQGTSRKFWRASVRGAELSVTYGRIGSAGQTGVKAFDSAERARREMDKLVAEKLRKGYVEA from the coding sequence ATGACTGACAGCACGACCCACGGCACGAACACGATCCCCGGTACGACCAACAGCGTCGAGCCGCGCACGCTGCGCGCGCTGATCGACGCACAGGCGGGTGCGGCGCTGCCCACCGACGACGTCCTGGTGCTGGTGCTGCCGCTGTTCGCGCAGGTCGCCGCGCTGCACGCGCAGGGCAGGGTGGCCCCGCTCGATCCCGACAGCATCCTGGTGGACGAGGATGGCGCACTGCGCCTGCGCCGGCCCGATGGCGAGGCGCCCGTTATGGACATCGGCGCGGTGCATCGCGTGCAGCCGCATCCGGCCTCGGGCCTGAACATTGTCGGCGCGCTGCAGCTTGGCCACGCCGACGACGGACAGCGCGACCAGACCGACCTGGCGCTGCAGCTTGACGCAACGGCGCCCGTCGAGCGCCCGGTCTACCTGCCCGGCCTGGCCAGCTGGGAACGGCTCGTTGGCCACCACGACGAGATCGGCGACGTCTTCCTGCTCGGCATGGTGCTCGCGAGCCTGGCCTGCGGTCTGGATTTCACTGACGAGGACGACCTGCGCAGCTTCGTGGCGCATCGCCGCAACCTGTTCCTGTTGCACGAGCGGTTGCATCCGATCGTCGCGGCGGTGATCGTCGAGATGACCGAGATCAACCGCCACGACCGCGCGACCGATGTCGCCGCGCAGGCGACCCGGCTGCGCACGTGGCGCGAGCAGCCGCTGGGCCTGGACGTGGAGCGTGTGCTGGCCGGCACGGCCGGCGCGACGCCGCGCCGCGCCGCCGTGCTCACGCACCTGCGCGACCGCCTGTTCGATCTCTCGCGGCGCAACCGCCTGCTGCACTTCCGTCCGACCGCGGCCAGCGTCAACGTCACCGTGGCCAGCGTGCCGCTGATGCTGCAGATCGAAAGCGTGCGGCCCGAGCACATCTGCACCTGGGGCGGACCGTTCGCCGCCGACCTGGTGGCGGGCAAGCCGGTGTCGCTGCAGCAATGGCTGCGCTTCGACGACCAGCCATACCTGCCGGCGTCACTGGACCGCCTGATCGCCGAGACCCGCCGCGACCGCGCCGAATACGGCTTCAGCAACCTGCGTCTGGTGGTGGCGTTCCTGCGCTGGCACAACCTGAAGGAGGCGCCGGACGAGCGCATCGTCACGCCGCTGCTATGGCTGCCGGTGGAGCTGGTCAAACGCAAGGGCGTGCGCGACCAGTACGTGATCCAGTGCGCGGGCGGCGAGGCCGAGTTCAACCCGGTGCTGCGCCACTACCTGAGCCAGCTGTACGACATCCGCCTGGACGAGACCGTGGATCTGGGCAAGACCTCGCTCGAGGAGATCCATGCCGACATCCTTGCGCAGATTCGCCGCTCCGAGCCCTCGGTGGAGCTGCGCCTGGTTGACAAGGCCGCGGTGCGGCTCGTGCGGCAGAAGGCGCTGCAGCGGATGCAGCAGTTCCAGCGCCGCAGGCCGGGAACGGCTGCCGCGCGCACCGGCGGCTGGCTGCCGCCGTACAGCTATGCGCGGGACGACTACCGGCCGCTGGGACGCGCGCTGTTCGAGCATTGGGTGCGGCCGAGCGAGCTGCCGCAGCGCTTCGAGGCGGGGGCCGCACCGGGAGCCACAGCGGGCGCCGGTCCGCGCCAGCCACACATGAGCGGCCCCGTCACCGCGCAAAGCGAAGAGCGCCAGGGCTACGTGCTCGAGGAGTCCGAGGGCCACCGTTATGCCTGGGACCTGGACCTGACGCAGGTGACGCTCGCCAACTTCAACTACCGCAAGATGTCGCTGGTGCGCGACTACGCGCAGTTGCTGGACGAGCCCGGCGCCAATCCGGCGTTCGACCACGTGTTCTCGATCGATCCGCGCGACGTGGAGACGGCAGCGCCCGCGCCGCTCGCACCGGCCGAGCAATGGAACGTGGTGGCGGCCGACGCGACGCAGAACGCCGCGGTCGGCCTCGCGCGCAGCCAGCGCAGCTTCATCATCCAGGGCCCGCCGGGCACGGGCAAGTCGCAGACCATCACGAACCTGATCGCCGACTACGCCGGACGCGGCAAGCGCGTGCTGTTCGTCTGCGAGAAGCGCGCCGCGCTCGACGTGGTGTTCCATCGGCTCAAGCAAAGCGGGCTGGACTCGCTGTGCTGCCTGATCCACGATTCGCAGACCGACAAGAAGGCCTTCATCGCCGACCTGCGCGCCTGCTACGAGCAGTGGATCGCGCAGCCGCACGACGGCGACGCGCTGGCGGCGCGCCGCACGCAGGTGGCCGAGGCGCTGGCCGCGCACCAGCAGCGTATCGACGCGTTCGAGTCGGCGATGGCCGCCGCGCCCGAGGCGCTCGGCGACAGCGTGCGTGCGCTGCTGCGCCGCGTCACCGCGCTGCCTGCCGTGCCGGACGCCGGGCCCGCCATGCGCGAGCGCCTGCCGGCGCTGGCCGCATGGGACCGTCAGCGCGATCTCGCGCACCGCGTGCACCGCGCGATGCGCGAGCGCTTCGGTCTCGACAGCCTGGCCGCGCATCCGTTCGCGCGCTTGTCCCCGCAGCTGCTGGCCGACGAGCGCGCGTATGGCCGCGCCGAGCAGCTTTGCCATGACACCGAGGCGCTGTTCGATGCGCTCGACCCGCTGCTGGACAGTACCGCGAGCCTGACCGGCCAGGACACCGCGCTGGAACAGGCACGCGCGATTGCCGCCGACAGCCAGTGGCTGCTCGACACGGGCCTCGCCGCACACCTGGACCTGCTCGATCCGGCCTCGCCGGCGCAAGGCGCGCTGCGCGAGGTCCGCGCGGACCTGGAGACGCGCGCGCAGGTACTCGCCGACGCGCTAGCCGCAACGTCGAACTGGCAAGACAAGCTGAGCCCCGGCGATACCGAATCGGCGCTGGCGCTCGCCCGGCAGCTGGAGCCGTCGTTCGCGCGCTGGCTGCAGCCCGCCTGGTGGCGGCTGCGCGGCGAACTGAAGCGCCGCTATGACTTCGGCAAGCACGCCGTCCATCCGGGCTACGGCAAGGTGCTTGAAACGCTGGCCGCCGAGCACGCCGCGAGCGCGGCGCTGGCGGCGGCCGATGCCGACAGCCGCCGGCGCTACGGCGTGAGCGAGATGCAGGCCTTCCTGCGCGCGCTCGGCGAACTCGAGCAGCGCCTGCAGTCGGGCGCAGGCCCGCGCGAACTGGTCGCGCATTTGCGCCAGGCCGTCGATCCGGTTGCGGCGGCACGCGCCGAGGCCGGTGCGCGCGAGGCGCTGGAGAAGCTCGCGCAGCGTGTGCGCGAGGGGCTGATGCTGGCCGCCGACGCGCGCCTCGGCGACATCGCCGAACTGCTGCGCGACCTGCGTGAGGCGCTGGATGACTTGCCAGACCTGTTGCCGCTCTTGCGCGCGGTGCATGCGGGCGACCCCGCCTGCGCCGCCACGCTGCAATGGCTCGATCACGCACCGGCGGAACTGGAGGCACTGGTGGCCGACGAGGCGCTACGGCGTCTCGCGCGCGAGAACCCGGTGCTGGCGCGCTTCGGCGGCGCGGCGCTGGCGCAGGCCGCGCGCGCCGTGGCGCAGGGGCAGCGCGAGCTGCTCGCGCTGAACGCCCAAGTGGTGCGCGCCATGCGGCACGAGCAGTTCGCCGAGCACGTGCGCGTGTCCTCGCTGTCGGCCACGATGCTGGACGCCGACGGCAAGGCGTTCAAGAAACAATACGCAACGGGCCGCCGCGAACTGGAGCATGAGTTCGGCAAGAGCATGCGCCACCGCTCGATCCGCGATCTCTCCGACGACGAGACCGGCATCGTCATCAACGATCTCAAGCCGATCTGGCTGATGAGTCCGCTGTCGGTGTCCGACACGCTGCCGCTGTCGCCGGACCTGTTCGACGTGGTGATCTTCGACGAGGCCAGCCAGATTCCGACCGAGGAGGCCGTGCCCGCGCTGAGCCGCGCAAGCCAGGTGGTGGTGGTCGGCGACGAGATGCAGCTGCCGCCGACGAGCTTCTTCACGGCCGGCGGCGCCGAGGGCGGCGACGAGATCGTCGTGGAAGAAGAGGGCGAACGCATCGCGATCAACCTCGATTCGGACAGCCTGCTGAACCAGGCCGCGCGCAACCTGCCCGCTACGCTGCTGGCGTGGCATTACCGCAGCCGTCATGAGTCGCTGATCAGCTTTTCCAACGCCGCCTTCTACGACGGGCGCCTCGTCACCATCCCCGACCGTTTGCTGGAACAGGCCGAGGACGAGGCCGAGCCATTGCGCTCGGACCAGGCGGATGCCGGCATCGCGGGCGCGGAGGCGCTGCTCGCGCGGCCGGTCAGCTTCCACCGGCTGGCCGACGGCATCTACGCGGACCGCCGCAATGCGCCGGAGGCGAGCTACATCGCCCGGACCGTGCGCGAGTTGCTGCGCCGCGAGACCGGGCTGAGCCTCGGCATCGTGGCATTTTCCGAGGCGCAGCAGGGCGCCATCGAGTCGGCGCTCGAGGCGCTGGCTGCCGAGGACGCGGACTTTGCGATGCGCCTCGAGCGCGAGTACGTGCGCGAGGATGACGATCAGTTCAACGGCCTGTTCGTCAAGAACCTGGAGAACGTCCAGGGCGACGAGCGCGACGTCATCATCCTGAGCATCTGCTACGCGCCCGGGCCGGACGGCAAGATGCTGATGAACTTCGGCCCGATCAACCAGCGCGGCGGCGAGAAGCGCCTGAACGTGATCTTCAGCCGCGCGCGTCATCGGATGGCGGTGGTATCGACGATCCAGGCCGAGGCGATCACCAACGTGCACAACGACGGCGCGGCCGCGCTGCGCGCCTTCCTGCAGTTCGCGCAGGCCAGCGCGCGCGGCCAGTTCGAGCGCGCCCAGTCGGTGCTCGGTGCGCTGACCCCGGGCGCGCGCGACGCCTTCACGCGCGAGGCCACGCCGGACAGCATCCGCGACGCACTGGCCGAGGCGCTGCGTGCGCGCGGCCACCAGGTGCACGCCAACGTCGGCCGCTCGCAGTTCCGCTGCGACCTGGCTATCGCCGATCCGTCGGGTCAAGGCTACGCGCTGGCAATCCTGCTCGATACGCCGTCCGAGGCGGTGACGGACACCGCCGAGCGCTATGTGTTCCGCCCCGGCATCCTGCGCAGCTTCGGCTGGCGGGTGCTGGACATCCCCGGCAAGGACTGGCTCGACGATCGGGACGCAGTGCTGGCCCGCATCGAGGCCATGCTGGCCGATGGCGAGGATCGCGCGTTGGACGTCGAGATCGAGATGTCGGCGCCGTTGACGATGCCGGCCGCGGTGCAGGGCGCGACGTCCACGGCTGAGGCGTCAACGGAAGCCCGGACGG